The following coding sequences are from one Panicum hallii strain FIL2 chromosome 5, PHallii_v3.1, whole genome shotgun sequence window:
- the LOC112892095 gene encoding germin-like protein 1-1, with product MARIHLYVAAACAVVLALAAPTLAGDPDMLQDVCVADYASPIKINGFPCKANISADDFFFPGLRNPGNTNNPAGSVVTAANVEKFPGVNTLGVSIARIDYAPGGQNPPHTHPRATEIIFVLEGTLEVGFITTANKLFTKIVNKGDVFVFPRGLVHFQQNRGHGPAAVVAAFNSQLQGTQAIAMTLFGATPPVSSDILAKAFRIDNGEVDAIKAKFAPK from the exons ATGGCGAGGATCCACCTCTACGTCGCCGCGGCCTGCGCCGTCGTGCTCGCTCTCGCCGCCCCGACCCTCGCCGGCGACCCCGACATGCTCCAGGACGTCTGCGTCGCGGACTACGCATCCC CGATCAAGATCAATGGGTTCCCCTGCAAGGCGAACATTTCGGCGGACGACTTCTTCTTCCCGGGTCTCAGGAACCCCGGCAACACCAACAACCCGGCGGGCTCCGTGGTGACGGCGGCCAACGTGGAGAAGTTCCCCGGCGTGAACACCTTGGGCGTCTCTATCGCGCGCATCGACTACGCCCCGGGCGGCCAGAACCCGCCGCACACGCACCCGCGCGCCACCGAGATCATCTTCGTGCTCGAGGGCACGCTCGAGGTCGGCTTCATCACCACTGCCAACAAGCTCTTCACCAAGATCGTCAACAAGGGGGACGTCTTCGTCTTCCCCAGGGGGCTCGTCCACTTCCAGCAGAACAGGGGACACGGCCCTGCTGCCGTCGTTGCTGCCTTCAACAGCCAGCTCCAGGGCACGCAGGCCATCGCCATGACGCTCTTCGGTGCCACGCCGCCGGTGTCCTCCGACATCCTGGCCAAGGCCTTCCGGATTGACAACGGGGAGGTCGACGCCATCAAGGCCAAGTTCGCGCCCAAGTAG
- the LOC112892096 gene encoding germin-like protein 1-1, giving the protein MAKIHLYMAAACAVVLALAAPTLAGDPDMLQDVCVADLASPIKLNGFPCKANVTADDFFFPGLRNPGNTNNAAGSVVTAANVEKFPGVNTLGVSIARIDYAPGGQNPPHTHPRATEIIFVLEGTLEVGFITTANKLFTKIICKGDVFVFPRGLVHFQQNRGHGPAAVVAAFNSQLQGTQAIAMTLFGATPPVSSDILAKAFRIGNGEVDAIKAKFAPK; this is encoded by the exons ATGGCAAAGATCCACCTCTACATGGCCGCGGCCTGCGCCGTCGTGCTCGCGCTCGCAGCCCCGACACTCGCCGGCGACCCTGACATGCTCCAAGACGTCTGCGTCGCTGACCTCGCCTCCC CGATCAAGCTGAACGGGTTCCCGTGCAAGGCGAACGTGACGGCGGACGACTTCTTCTTCCCGGGGCTGAGGAACCCTGGCAACACCAACAACGCGGCGGGCTCCGTGGTGACGGCGGCCAACGTGGAGAAGTTCCCCGGCGTGAACACCCTGGGTGTCTCCATCGCGCGCATCGACTATGCCCCGGGCGGCCAGAACCCGCCGCACACGCATCCGCGCGCCACCGAGATCATCTTCGTCCTGGAGGGCACGCTCGAGGTCGGCTTCATCACCACCGCCAACAAGCTCTTCACCAAGATCATCTGTAAGGGTGACGTCTTCGTCTTCCCCAGGGGGCTCGTCCACTTCCAGCAGAACAGGGGACACGGCCCCGCCGCTGTCGTGGCCGCCTTCAACAGCCAGCTCCAGGGCACGCAGGCCATCGCCATGACACTCTTCGGAGCCACACCGCCGGTGTCCTCCGACATCCTAGCCAAGGCCTTCCGGATCGGCAATGGGGAGGTCGACGCCATCAAGGCCAAGTTCGCGCCCAAGTAG